A stretch of Geomonas oryzisoli DNA encodes these proteins:
- a CDS encoding acetyltransferase codes for MHMVPVNTFPPSVILYGGTGQAKIARPIIEQYGARVVAVFDDTPGLPSPFPGTPIYPGAELPNWLAQQGGAEIGFSVTIGNPHGRARLAIHDRLKGLGLVPVSFAHPTAFIDESAVIGEGAQISAGAIVLAEARLGRCCIINTKASVDHEDVLEDGAEVAPGATLCGLVRLGQAAWVCAGATVLPRLTIGADAIVGAGAVVTRDIPDGATAVGVPARPITKSERNPK; via the coding sequence ATGCACATGGTTCCGGTCAACACATTCCCGCCGTCTGTGATCCTGTACGGCGGAACGGGTCAAGCGAAGATCGCGCGCCCAATCATCGAGCAGTACGGCGCGCGCGTGGTGGCGGTGTTCGACGACACCCCCGGACTCCCATCCCCCTTTCCCGGCACCCCCATATACCCCGGAGCGGAACTCCCCAACTGGCTGGCGCAGCAGGGAGGAGCGGAAATCGGCTTCAGCGTCACCATCGGCAACCCCCACGGGCGCGCCCGCCTGGCCATACACGACCGCCTCAAGGGGCTCGGGCTGGTCCCGGTCTCCTTCGCCCACCCCACCGCCTTCATCGACGAAAGCGCGGTGATCGGCGAGGGGGCGCAGATCTCGGCCGGCGCCATCGTGCTCGCCGAGGCGCGCCTGGGGCGCTGCTGCATCATCAACACCAAGGCGAGCGTCGACCACGAGGACGTCCTCGAGGACGGCGCCGAGGTCGCGCCCGGCGCGACGCTGTGCGGCCTGGTCCGCCTCGGGCAAGCCGCCTGGGTCTGCGCCGGAGCCACGGTGCTCCCCAGGCTCACCATCGGGGCGGACGCCATCGTGGGAGCCGGCGCCGTGGTAACGAGGGATATACCCGACGGGGCGACGGCGGTGGGAGTGCCGGCGCGCCCGATCACGAAAAGCGAGAGGAACCCGAAATGA
- a CDS encoding radical SAM/SPASM domain-containing protein: MFSRPTTGTVIPQSINIELTNSCNLKCITCSHKYSNYKIGFMDPAKAKALIDSCAPHVRYICLTVLGETYLYPHLVEILDYIRQADPRIDISLATNATLPNTVPLTMSILDKVDHLMISMDGAAQTYSRVRNSDFDNFLGNLARISEAARPAGADIYLNFVVLEENYRELPEVVQIAHRYQVGLRLSPINLVSLPEKVWDGRIYRFYESEGFKAVLAETLALAQNLGVRIPSGPFTERPKRIHECIFLRDGFTVLWDGTVPLCCNTNHVGPSFGNAFDSGLIACVNSDLFNSVRNSALSGNVPQYCKRCGDYNYEQILAEYEAGLKAGAVTHAISHSTLTALLDAARRV; encoded by the coding sequence ATGTTTTCCCGTCCCACGACAGGCACAGTGATTCCGCAGTCGATCAACATCGAACTGACCAACAGCTGCAACCTCAAGTGCATAACCTGTTCGCACAAGTACAGCAACTACAAGATCGGCTTCATGGATCCAGCCAAGGCCAAAGCGCTGATCGACTCCTGCGCCCCCCACGTGAGATATATCTGCCTGACCGTACTCGGGGAAACCTACCTTTACCCGCACCTGGTGGAGATACTTGATTACATTAGGCAAGCGGACCCGCGTATCGACATATCGCTAGCCACCAACGCGACCCTACCGAACACGGTCCCCCTGACCATGAGTATTCTGGACAAGGTTGACCACCTGATGATCTCGATGGACGGCGCGGCTCAGACCTACAGCCGGGTGAGAAACAGCGACTTCGACAACTTCCTCGGCAACCTCGCCAGGATCTCTGAGGCGGCACGGCCGGCCGGTGCGGACATCTACCTCAACTTCGTGGTACTCGAGGAAAATTACCGGGAACTCCCGGAGGTGGTGCAAATCGCGCACCGCTACCAGGTCGGGCTCCGGCTAAGCCCGATCAATCTTGTATCCCTCCCCGAAAAGGTGTGGGACGGCCGCATCTACCGCTTTTACGAGTCCGAGGGCTTCAAAGCGGTACTCGCCGAGACCCTGGCCCTAGCGCAAAACCTTGGGGTTCGCATCCCTTCCGGGCCCTTCACTGAGCGTCCGAAGCGCATCCATGAATGCATCTTCCTCCGGGACGGCTTTACCGTGCTTTGGGACGGCACCGTGCCGCTTTGCTGCAACACCAACCACGTCGGCCCAAGCTTTGGCAACGCCTTCGACTCGGGGCTGATCGCATGCGTCAATAGCGACCTTTTCAACAGCGTCCGCAACAGCGCACTCAGCGGCAACGTGCCGCAATACTGCAAACGCTGCGGGGACTACAACTACGAGCAGATCCTCGCCGAGTACGAGGCTGGGCTGAAAGCCGGGGCAGTGACACATGCCATTTCACACTCCACCCTGACAGCCCTGCTCGATGCAGCCAGGAGGGTGTAG
- a CDS encoding DegT/DnrJ/EryC1/StrS family aminotransferase: MKQLFMAGPWITEHEIEVVTDAMRNGWYENAYHYVETFQKEFAAYHGRKYGIMTPNCTTAIHLLLTGLGIADGDEVIVPECTWIATAAPIRYLRATPVFCDIEPENWCLDPESVRKSITPKTKAIIAVDLYGNMPLMDELRAIAEEHGIPLVEDAAEALGSVYKGTRAGKFGVGSVFSFHRTKTITTGEGGMLLLDDDKLYERCMFLRDHGRAPGIAYFNTEVTYKYMPFNLQAALGYAQFQRIEELVGKKRELLAAYRDRLKDIDDLQFNNEPDYVINGAWTTALVFGKSHGITKAEVMRGIEERGMPSRPFFYPLSSLPAFPGAKERYQSLNRTAYDISERGINLSCAMNLTDDQIDAQCNAVREILGR, translated from the coding sequence ATGAAACAGCTCTTCATGGCAGGCCCCTGGATTACCGAGCACGAGATCGAGGTGGTCACCGACGCCATGCGCAACGGCTGGTACGAGAACGCCTACCACTACGTGGAAACCTTCCAGAAGGAGTTCGCCGCCTACCACGGCCGCAAGTACGGCATCATGACCCCCAACTGCACCACGGCCATCCACCTGCTCCTCACCGGGCTCGGCATCGCCGACGGCGACGAGGTGATCGTGCCGGAATGCACCTGGATCGCCACCGCCGCCCCGATCCGCTACCTGCGCGCCACCCCGGTCTTCTGCGACATCGAGCCGGAGAACTGGTGCCTCGACCCGGAGTCGGTGCGAAAAAGCATCACCCCGAAGACCAAGGCCATCATAGCCGTCGACCTCTACGGCAACATGCCGCTCATGGACGAGCTGCGCGCCATCGCCGAAGAGCACGGCATCCCGCTGGTCGAGGACGCCGCCGAGGCGCTCGGGTCGGTCTACAAGGGGACCCGCGCCGGCAAGTTCGGGGTGGGGAGCGTGTTCAGCTTCCACCGCACCAAGACCATCACCACCGGTGAGGGGGGGATGCTCCTTCTCGACGACGACAAGCTCTACGAGCGCTGCATGTTCCTCAGGGACCACGGCCGCGCCCCGGGCATCGCCTATTTCAACACCGAGGTGACCTACAAGTACATGCCCTTCAACCTCCAGGCGGCACTGGGGTACGCCCAGTTCCAGCGCATCGAGGAGCTGGTGGGGAAAAAGCGCGAGCTCCTCGCGGCCTACCGGGATCGGCTCAAGGACATCGACGACCTGCAGTTCAACAACGAACCGGACTACGTGATCAACGGCGCCTGGACCACCGCCCTCGTCTTCGGCAAGAGCCACGGCATCACCAAGGCCGAGGTGATGCGCGGCATCGAGGAGCGCGGCATGCCCAGCCGCCCCTTCTTCTACCCGCTCTCGTCGCTGCCGGCCTTCCCCGGCGCCAAGGAAAGGTACCAGTCCCTGAACCGGACCGCCTACGACATCTCGGAGCGGGGCATCAACCTCTCCTGCGCCATGAACCTGACCGACGACCAGATCGACGCGCAGTGCAACGCGGTCCGCGAGATACTCGGCCGCTGA
- a CDS encoding dTDP-4-dehydrorhamnose 3,5-epimerase family protein translates to MIVGVIVKELVTHADDRGFFREIIRASDDFFAEGFGQWSHSLMYPGVAKAWHIHKVQIDWWYVGSGVLKAVLHDTREESATYGETMEILMGENQQAKVLRIPPGVAHGCKCLLGPVNLFYVTSRVYDPADEGRLAHDDAAIGYDWLKQTPIT, encoded by the coding sequence ATGATCGTGGGAGTCATCGTCAAGGAGCTGGTCACCCACGCCGACGACCGGGGCTTTTTCAGGGAGATCATCCGGGCCAGCGACGATTTCTTCGCCGAAGGGTTCGGGCAGTGGAGCCACTCCCTCATGTATCCCGGCGTAGCCAAGGCCTGGCACATCCACAAGGTGCAGATCGACTGGTGGTACGTGGGCAGCGGCGTGCTGAAGGCCGTGCTGCACGACACCAGGGAGGAGTCCGCGACCTACGGAGAGACCATGGAGATCCTGATGGGAGAGAACCAGCAGGCCAAGGTGCTGCGCATCCCGCCCGGCGTCGCCCACGGCTGCAAGTGTCTGCTCGGCCCGGTGAACCTCTTCTACGTCACCTCCCGCGTCTACGATCCGGCGGACGAAGGACGCCTGGCACATGACGACGCTGCCATCGGCTACGACTGGCTCAAGCAGACACCGATCACCTAA
- a CDS encoding DegT/DnrJ/EryC1/StrS family aminotransferase, with translation MIICANPKAQYLSHREEIDAAIHTVLDKGRYVLGDEVRLFEDEFAAFCGASHGIGVGSGTEAIHLALAACGIAPGDEVITVSHTAVATVAAVELAGATPVLVDIEPDHYTIDPNRVEAAVTPKTRAIVAVHIYGQPADMPAILAIARRHGLKVIEDCAQAHGAEFAGQRVGSMGDMACFSFYPTKNLGAIGDGGMVVTSDPALAEKAKLLREYGWAARYVSYIKGWNSRLDELQAALLRVKLRHLAADNDKRRRLAALYGELLAGTPGITLPVERPQGRHVYHLFVIRSDRRDLLKGHLDAAGIGCLVHYPVPVHRQPAYEGTGFGSLEHTERAAAEILSLPMYPELPEADVQAVATAIREFA, from the coding sequence ATGATCATCTGTGCCAATCCCAAAGCCCAGTACCTCTCCCACCGCGAGGAGATCGATGCCGCCATCCACACGGTGCTCGACAAGGGGCGCTACGTGCTGGGGGACGAGGTACGGCTGTTCGAGGATGAATTCGCGGCCTTTTGCGGCGCGAGCCACGGCATCGGCGTCGGCAGCGGCACCGAGGCGATCCACCTGGCGCTCGCGGCCTGCGGCATCGCCCCCGGCGACGAGGTGATCACCGTGTCGCACACGGCGGTCGCCACCGTGGCGGCCGTGGAGCTCGCCGGCGCCACGCCCGTGCTGGTCGACATCGAACCCGACCACTACACCATCGACCCCAACCGCGTCGAAGCCGCCGTCACCCCCAAGACCCGCGCCATCGTGGCGGTGCACATCTACGGCCAGCCCGCGGACATGCCGGCCATCCTCGCCATCGCCCGGCGCCACGGCCTCAAGGTGATCGAGGACTGTGCCCAGGCCCACGGCGCCGAGTTCGCCGGGCAGCGCGTCGGCTCCATGGGCGACATGGCCTGCTTCAGCTTCTACCCCACCAAGAACCTGGGCGCAATCGGCGACGGCGGGATGGTGGTGACCTCCGACCCGGCGCTTGCGGAAAAGGCAAAGCTTCTGCGCGAGTACGGTTGGGCCGCGCGCTACGTGAGCTACATCAAGGGATGGAACAGCCGCCTGGACGAGCTGCAGGCGGCGCTTTTACGCGTGAAGCTGCGCCACCTCGCCGCGGACAACGACAAGAGGCGGCGGCTCGCCGCGCTCTACGGCGAGCTTCTCGCCGGCACCCCCGGCATCACGCTCCCGGTGGAGCGCCCGCAGGGGCGCCACGTCTACCACCTGTTCGTGATCCGCAGCGACCGGCGCGACCTCCTGAAGGGGCACCTGGACGCTGCCGGGATCGGCTGCCTGGTCCACTACCCCGTCCCGGTGCATCGCCAGCCCGCCTACGAGGGCACCGGTTTCGGTTCGCTGGAGCACACGGAGCGGGCCGCGGCGGAGATCCTCTCGCTCCCCATGTATCCGGAGCTGCCGGAGGCGGATGTGCAGGCGGTGGCAACCGCCATAAGGGAGTTCGCATGA
- a CDS encoding NAD-dependent epimerase/dehydratase family protein, with protein sequence MCQQCFTMPRMDGKNVLITGGLGFIGSNLAHRCLELGAQVTVFDCLDPNSGGNLYNVQDVKGRIELRLHDILNFDRLAECIMGKDILFNCAASTSHPFSMREPWLNLDANSRGVINLLEAARRYNKTIRFIHIGTTTQLGKLHYQPADESHPEFPTDIYSANKCASEKYALIYYSAHRIPVTVVRLPNVYGPRAAIHSSDFTFNNFFIGVALQGKEITIFGDGRQLRNVLYVGDAADALICAALHEETAGQTYFAVSDEHYSVGDVARATVEHLGSGSTRFVDWPKGRKAIDVGDAVISNAKFKDLTGWRPMVSLPEGLRRTKEYYAERLAHYL encoded by the coding sequence ATGTGTCAACAATGCTTCACCATGCCGCGCATGGACGGCAAAAACGTGCTGATCACCGGCGGCCTCGGCTTCATCGGCAGCAACCTCGCGCACCGCTGCCTCGAGCTGGGGGCGCAGGTCACCGTCTTCGACTGCCTGGACCCCAACTCCGGGGGGAACCTGTACAACGTGCAGGACGTCAAGGGGCGCATCGAGCTCCGCCTGCACGACATCCTCAATTTCGACCGGCTGGCCGAGTGCATCATGGGGAAGGACATCCTGTTCAACTGCGCCGCCTCCACCTCGCACCCCTTCTCCATGCGCGAGCCCTGGCTCAACCTGGACGCCAACAGCCGCGGCGTGATCAACCTCCTGGAGGCCGCCCGCCGCTACAACAAGACGATACGCTTCATCCACATCGGCACCACGACCCAGCTCGGCAAGCTGCACTACCAGCCGGCCGACGAGAGCCACCCCGAGTTCCCCACCGACATCTACTCGGCCAACAAGTGCGCCTCGGAGAAGTACGCCCTGATCTACTACTCGGCGCACCGCATCCCGGTCACGGTGGTGCGGCTCCCCAACGTCTACGGCCCGCGCGCCGCCATCCACTCCAGCGACTTCACCTTCAACAACTTCTTCATCGGGGTCGCGCTGCAGGGAAAGGAGATCACCATCTTCGGTGACGGCAGGCAGCTCAGGAACGTGCTCTACGTGGGTGACGCGGCCGACGCCCTCATCTGCGCCGCGCTGCACGAGGAAACCGCGGGGCAGACCTACTTCGCCGTCTCCGACGAGCACTACTCGGTCGGCGACGTCGCCCGCGCCACCGTCGAGCACCTGGGCTCCGGCTCCACCCGCTTCGTGGATTGGCCCAAGGGGCGCAAGGCGATCGACGTCGGGGATGCGGTGATCAGCAACGCGAAGTTCAAGGATCTCACCGGGTGGCGGCCGATGGTGTCGCTCCCCGAAGGGCTCAGGCGCACCAAGGAGTATTACGCGGAGCGCCTGGCGCATTACCTGTAG